One Mauremys mutica isolate MM-2020 ecotype Southern chromosome 9, ASM2049712v1, whole genome shotgun sequence DNA segment encodes these proteins:
- the NME9 gene encoding thioredoxin domain-containing protein 6: MLGFKGLIVVDVYQGWCGPCRTVVNLFRKIRNELGDDLLHFAVAEVDSIDALENYRGKCEPTFLFYAGGELVAVVRGANAPLLQKTILDQLEAERKVLEQGAERVVIKDEALSKEREDATIIQAEE, encoded by the exons ATGCTGGGTTTCAAAGGACTGATAG TTGTTGATGTGTATCAAGGCTGGTGTGGTCCATGCAGAACAGTTGTGAACCTTTTCAGAAAAATAAGGAATGAGCTTGGTGATGACCTCCTGCATTTTGCTGTG GCTGAAGTAGATTCCATTGATGCTCTAGAGAACTACAGAGGAAAATGTGAACCTACCTTTCTGTTTTATGCA GGAGGAGAATTAGTAGCTGTTGTAAGAGGAGCCAATGCACCACTGTTACAGAAAACGATCCTGGACCAGCTGGAGGCAGAAAGGAAGGTTTTAGAACAAGGAGCAGAACGTGTGGTG ATTAAGGATGAAGCCCTCTCCAAGGAAAGAGAAGATGCCACCATCATTCAGGCAGAAGAATAG